A window of Micromonospora sp. WMMC415 genomic DNA:
CCGATCTGGTCGCGGCCCGCTCCACCCTCACCGGCGAGCATCTCGCGGCCTACGTCGGCGCCTAGTGCGGTGTCCACTAACGTTCACCGGGTAATCCGGTGGATGCTGTGGATCCTCGCCGGGTGGGCGAGCGACTCCCCACCGGGTGGTGGGGCGGGCCTCCGCGGGCCAACTGATCCTCGCGCCGCCATCGTTGGGCGGCGGGGGTCACGTCGGGACCGGCCGGCGCCGGGGAGGTGCCGGCCGGCTCGACGGTGCGTGACCACCTCCGGCAGCACGGGTGCTGCCGTGGTGGTGGGTCCGCCGCCCGGGGTGCGGGCGGCGATGGTGGCGGCCGCGACGAGGTCGCGGTGCCCGGAGTAGGTGCAGTGCGGGCAGGACAACGTCCGTCCACGTGGTTTGGGTACCCGTCTGCCGCAGGTGGGGCAGGTGGAGGAGGTGCCTCGCTCGTCGACCAGCCGGACGGTGATCCCGGCCAGGGTGGCCTTGTCGGTCAGGATCTGCAGGAGCCGGCCGATCTGCCATTGGCGCAGCCGCAGGTTGTGCCGCCGCCCGGCCGGGATGTCGAGCACACCGCGGGGGTCGCCGACGTGCAGCACCCCGGCCCGCCGTTGCTGCGCCCAGCCGATGACCGTTGCCGCGGCTTCGTGCTGGGCCTGGCGGACCCGCCGCCGATGCCGCCCCTGCACCGCCCGGGCCCGGCGGCGGTACTGTCGCCACCGCCGTGACCCCTTCTCACCCGGTTTCGGGGCCCGCCGCGTGACGGCGCGGCGGCGGGCCTTGGTGTCGGCCAGGTGCATGCGGTGCTCGGCGCGGATCGCCCGCCCGGACACCAGCAGCCCTTCGCCGTCGCAGCCGGCGACCGCGAACGGGTGGATGATCCCCAGATCCACGCCGGCCACCCGGTGTGGGTCCGGTTCCTCACCGGGCGGGTAGGTGGCGATCGGGACTTCGGCGGTGACGTCGAGGAACAGGCGACCACCGTCGCACAGCAGGGTGATCGAACGGACCTGCTCGACCGGATACGGCAGGTCCCGCGCCAGCGGAACCCGCAACGGCGGCATGCGCTTGGCAGCCGGGATACGCACCCGACGCCCCTCGATCGTGAAGGTGCCGTGATACCAGCGCACCGGCACCAACCGACGCCGCCGACGCGGAAACCGGGCCGACACCTCACCCGCCGCGCGACGTTTCGCCGCCGCGAACCACGCATCCGAGAACCGCCGCAACACCGACCGGGCACCGGTCGTGTCCAACTCGCCAAACGTGCCCGGCCCGGCCGCCGCCAACTCCCGACACAACTCCTGATAGCCGGCCAGCGGCGCATCGCGGCGGCGGCGCCTCCACGAGTTGATCTCCAGCACGCACGCCCACACGTCACCAGCCGAACGCAACAACCCAAAACACCGCCGCCGCTGCCCCGACGTCAACCTCAACGCGACACGCGCAGTGCGATGCACAACCCGCGGCGCGCCCGGATCACGACGACGTGGCATGAGGCCGAGCCAACACCACCCATACGACAAATCCCCACAGCCACCAACCCGGCAAACGTAAGTGGACACCGCACTAGCTGCCTCCCCGGGCACCTGCCCGTACCACGCGTTCCGCTGGCGGATCGTCGCGTCTCAGTTCGCGGCGACCGGCGACCCGATGATCGCGACTCCCGAGGCTATTGCGAAGATATGGCAACTGCGTAACGCTGGCATCAGCGGGCCGCACCGCACCGCACAACCTCGGGAGCACGTCAAATGGGTAAGCGCATGTCCGCTCGTGTGACGGCGGCGGCCGTCGCCGCCGTCCTCGCCGTCGCCGGTTGTTCGTCGTCGGCGACGCCCTCCGGTGGGTCCGACGGCGCCGGCACCGTCGTGGTGGCGACGGCGGGGGAGCCGGACACGCTGAACCCGGTGCTGAACTACGGCGTGGACGGTGGCTCGCTGATCTTCGACGGTCTGGTCGCCCGGGACGCCCGCAACCAGATCGTTCCGGCCCTGGCCCGCGAGCTGCCGGCCGTGTCGGCGGACGGCAGGACGGTCACCGCCAAGCTGCGTGAGGGGGTGCTGTTCCACGACGGCAGCCCGCTCACCGCGCAGGACGTCGTGTTCACCTACCAGGCGGTGCTGGACCCGAAGGTCGACTCGACGCTGCGCTCGGATCTGGACATGCTCGCCTCCGTCGTCGCGCCGGACCCGTCCACCGTGGTGTTCACGCTGAAGTACGCGTACGCACCGTTCCTCCAGCGCCTGGCGCTGGGCATCGTCCCCGCGAAGGCGTTCGCCGGCCAGGACGTCAACAAGGCGGAGTTCAACCGGAAGCCGGTGGGCACCGGCCCGTACCGGGTGACGTCGTGGACGCCGGGGGACCGGCTCGTGCTGGCGGCCAACGAAACCTACTGGGGCGGCCGGCCCGCCAACTCCGGTGTGGTGGTGGCGTTCGTCGCCGACGACAACGTCCGCGCCCAGCGGATGCGGGCCGGCGAGTTCGACGCGGCCGAGCTGGCGCCCAAGCTGGCCGCCGGGTTCGACGGGCAGGGCGGCTACCGGGTGCAGCGGGTACCCACCGCCGACTACCGCGGGGTGATGCTGCCGATGGGCAACCCGGTGACCGGTGATCCCGCCGTGCGGCGGGCGCTGACCGCGGCGGTGGACCGGCGGGCGATGGTGACCGGTGTGCTCGGCGGGGCCGGGGAACCGGCGTTCGGGCCGGTGCCACCGTCGTCGGAGTTCGCCGAGCCGTCCGTCGTCGGCGCGGCCACGGCCGACCCGGCCGCCGCGACCGCCATCCTGGACGCCGCCGGGTGGAAGCCCGGTCCGGACGGCATCCGGGTCAAGGCCGGCCGGCCGGCCGCGTTCACGCTGATGTACCCGGCCAGCGACAGCCTGCGCAAGGAACTCGCCCTCGCGGTCACCGCCGACGCGAAGAAGGTCGGCGTCAAGGTCACGCCGGAGGGGCTGACCTGGGACGCGATCACCCCCCGGATGAAGACCGACGCGCTGATCATGGGCTACGGCACCCCGTACGACCCGGACTTCGTCTCCTACAAGCTGTTCAGCTCCGCCTTCGCCGGGCAGGGCTTCTTCAACCCCGGCTCGTACCGGTCGGCCGTGGTGGACAACGCGTTGCAGGACGGCCGCGACAGCACCGATCCGGCGGCCCGCAAGGCCGCGTACGCGACCTTCCAGAAGCAGCTCGCCGCCGACGTGCCGTGGGTCTTCCTCACCTACCTGCAGCACACCTACGTCGTGAAGGACACGGTGGCGGGTGTGACGCCGCGGGTGGAGCCGCACGAGCACGACGTGGCCAACAGCCTCTGGTGGAACGTCCACACCTGGACGACGAAGCCGTGACCACCACCACGTCACCGGTCGACACGGCACCCCCGGCGCGGGTCCGGGACGGGCGGCGGCGGTGGGCCGGCGCCGGCGCGGTGATCCGCCGCCGGACCCTGGTCGCCGTACCCGTGCTGGCCGCGACCAGCATGGGGATGTTCGCCCTCGGCGCCGCCTCCCCGATCGACCCCGCCCAGCAGTACGCCGGCGCCGCCGCTTTCACCACCAGCGAGGAGAACCTCGCCCAGATCCGCGCCAACTGGGGCGTCGACGACCCGCTGCCGGTGCAGTACGCCCGCTGGGTCGGCAACCTGCTCCACGGCGACCTGGGCTGGTCGACCAGCCGGCACGAGCCGGTCACCTCGGTCCTCGCCGCCCGCGCCGGCTGGACGTTGCTGCTCGTCGGCACCGCGCTCGCCCTGGTGCTGGTGGCGAGCGTGCTGCTGGGCACCCTCGCCGCGTACCGGCGCGGCGGCTGGTTCGACCGCGCGCTGCGCGCCACCGCGTACGCCGTCCAGTCGATGCCGGTGTTCTGGATCGGGCTCGCGGCGATCGCCGTGTTCGCCCTCGCCCTCGGCTGGCTTCCCGCCGGCGGGCTCACCGACATCCGGAGCACCGGCACGGATCCCGCGGACGTGGCGCGGCACCTGATCCTGCCCGTGACCGTGCTGGCGGTCTCCCAGGCGCCGTGGTTCGTGCTGTTCATCCGCGACGCCGTCGCGGAGAGCCTCCGCGACGACCACGTCCTCGCCGCGCGCGCCCGCGGCCTGCCCGGCCGCACCGTCCTGTTCGGCCACGCGCTGCGCACCGCGCTGCTGCCGTTCCTCACCCTGGTCGGCACCCACCTGCCCGAGCTGGTCGGTGGCGCCGTGCTGGTGGAGACCGTGTTCTCCCTGCCCGGCGTCGGGGCGGTCACCGTGCAGGCCGCGCTCGGCGCCGACTTCCCGCTGCTGGCCGCCACCACACTCGCCACCACCGTCGTGGTGCTGGCCGCGAACCTCGCCACCGACCTCGCCTACTCCGCCGCCGATCCCCGGGTACGCCTCGATGACTGACCTCGCCCTGCCCGCTCGCGCCCGACGGTGGCGGCGGCGCTCCGGTGGCACCGGGGCCACGGTCGCGGCCGGCGTGCTTGCCGTGGCGTTCGCCGCCTGCCTGCTCGCCCCCGTCCTCTGGCCGCTGGACCAGAGCGCCGTGGACCTGTCCCGCGTCCGGCTCGCCCCCTCCTGGCAGCACCCGGCCGGCACCGACGACCTGGGCCGCGACGTCGCCCACCGCAGCCTCTACGGCCTGCGCGTCTCCCTGCTCGTCGGCGCGGTCGCCGCGCTGGTGGCCACTGTCATCGGCGGCCTCGTCGGCGCGGTCGCCGGCACCGTCGGCGGTACGGTGGACCGGGTGCTGATGCGCGTCGTCGACACGATCGCCGCGCTGCCGCACCTTCTGCTGGGCATCTTCGTCGTCGCGATGCTGCGACCCAGCCTCGGGGCGGTGATCCTGTCCATCGGGCTGACCCACTGGCTGTCGACCGCCCGCATCGTCCGCTCCGAGCTGCTCAGCCTGCGCACCCGGCCCTTCGTCGACGCGGCGATCTCCGGCGGTGCCGGCCGGGCCCGCGTCCTCACCCGCCACCTGCTCCCGCACGTGCTGCCCCGGCTCGCGTTGGCGACCACCCTGATGGTCCCGCACGCGGTCTGGCACGAGACCGCCCTGTCCTTCCTCGGTCTCGGCCTGCCCCCGCACCTCGCCTCCATCGGCAACATGATCAACGACGGGCAGCGGTCCCTGCTCACCGGCGCCTGGTGGGCCAGCATCGTCCCCGGCCTCGCCCTCGTCGCGGTCACCCTCGCCCTGGCCACCCTGACCGGCCGGTGGCGTGACCGCCTCGACCCCCGCGTACGAGCGGAGCTGAACCTGTGACCACCACCGCGCCCCTCGCCACGACCGGGACCGGCACCGGCCGCCGCCCGCCACTTCTGGAGATCGACGGACTGACCGTCCGGTTCCGTCTCCCCGACGCCACCGTCCACGCCGTCACCGACCTGCACCTCACCCTTCAACCCGG
This region includes:
- a CDS encoding ABC transporter permease, producing MERPHLDDEAVTTTTSPVDTAPPARVRDGRRRWAGAGAVIRRRTLVAVPVLAATSMGMFALGAASPIDPAQQYAGAAAFTTSEENLAQIRANWGVDDPLPVQYARWVGNLLHGDLGWSTSRHEPVTSVLAARAGWTLLLVGTALALVLVASVLLGTLAAYRRGGWFDRALRATAYAVQSMPVFWIGLAAIAVFALALGWLPAGGLTDIRSTGTDPADVARHLILPVTVLAVSQAPWFVLFIRDAVAESLRDDHVLAARARGLPGRTVLFGHALRTALLPFLTLVGTHLPELVGGAVLVETVFSLPGVGAVTVQAALGADFPLLAATTLATTVVVLAANLATDLAYSAADPRVRLDD
- a CDS encoding transposase; the protein is MPRRRDPGAPRVVHRTARVALRLTSGQRRRCFGLLRSAGDVWACVLEINSWRRRRRDAPLAGYQELCRELAAAGPGTFGELDTTGARSVLRRFSDAWFAAAKRRAAGEVSARFPRRRRRLVPVRWYHGTFTIEGRRVRIPAAKRMPPLRVPLARDLPYPVEQVRSITLLCDGGRLFLDVTAEVPIATYPPGEEPDPHRVAGVDLGIIHPFAVAGCDGEGLLVSGRAIRAEHRMHLADTKARRRAVTRRAPKPGEKGSRRWRQYRRRARAVQGRHRRRVRQAQHEAAATVIGWAQQRRAGVLHVGDPRGVLDIPAGRRHNLRLRQWQIGRLLQILTDKATLAGITVRLVDERGTSSTCPTCGRRVPKPRGRTLSCPHCTYSGHRDLVAAATIAARTPGGGPTTTAAPVLPEVVTHRRAGRHLPGAGRSRRDPRRPTMAARGSVGPRRPAPPPGGESLAHPARIHSIHRITR
- a CDS encoding ABC transporter substrate-binding protein, which translates into the protein MSARVTAAAVAAVLAVAGCSSSATPSGGSDGAGTVVVATAGEPDTLNPVLNYGVDGGSLIFDGLVARDARNQIVPALARELPAVSADGRTVTAKLREGVLFHDGSPLTAQDVVFTYQAVLDPKVDSTLRSDLDMLASVVAPDPSTVVFTLKYAYAPFLQRLALGIVPAKAFAGQDVNKAEFNRKPVGTGPYRVTSWTPGDRLVLAANETYWGGRPANSGVVVAFVADDNVRAQRMRAGEFDAAELAPKLAAGFDGQGGYRVQRVPTADYRGVMLPMGNPVTGDPAVRRALTAAVDRRAMVTGVLGGAGEPAFGPVPPSSEFAEPSVVGAATADPAAATAILDAAGWKPGPDGIRVKAGRPAAFTLMYPASDSLRKELALAVTADAKKVGVKVTPEGLTWDAITPRMKTDALIMGYGTPYDPDFVSYKLFSSAFAGQGFFNPGSYRSAVVDNALQDGRDSTDPAARKAAYATFQKQLAADVPWVFLTYLQHTYVVKDTVAGVTPRVEPHEHDVANSLWWNVHTWTTKP
- a CDS encoding ABC transporter permease, whose product is MTDLALPARARRWRRRSGGTGATVAAGVLAVAFAACLLAPVLWPLDQSAVDLSRVRLAPSWQHPAGTDDLGRDVAHRSLYGLRVSLLVGAVAALVATVIGGLVGAVAGTVGGTVDRVLMRVVDTIAALPHLLLGIFVVAMLRPSLGAVILSIGLTHWLSTARIVRSELLSLRTRPFVDAAISGGAGRARVLTRHLLPHVLPRLALATTLMVPHAVWHETALSFLGLGLPPHLASIGNMINDGQRSLLTGAWWASIVPGLALVAVTLALATLTGRWRDRLDPRVRAELNL